A stretch of DNA from Anaerobacillus isosaccharinicus:
GCAAGTTTTCAAGCTTCGCATCTCGTTGTCCTACATGCTTCTTTCGATTATAAGTAATCGTTTCAAGTGTAGGTTCTTCCATTTTTACATCCGCTGTGATTTCAGCTTCATTAAAAAGAGGAAGTTCGATTTGATCCGGATTTGTTTTTTCACTCGAAGCCCCGAATTTCTTTTGTTGGCTTAGTCGGAATTGCTCTTCCAACCATTTGATTTTTGCCTCTAGGACTTCTTTTTGTTTTTCCAAATCCGCATTTTTCGCTGCGAGTTCTTCAATTGTATCTAGTAGTTCATTCGTCGTTTTTCTCATATAAATAGAATAACATATAGAGAGGTGTCGTGGTTGATCAATTCTCTCTATATGATAAATTTTGCACTCATTTTTGGATGGGCTTGTTTTTGTTCAAGTGGAAGTCCATCCAAGAGCCAGTTGAATTGGCGAGGACTGATCGATAGCGGCTTAGTAGTTTGTTCATCTGGCCATTGAAAAACGCCTTTTTCCAGTCGGCGATAATATAACCAAAACCCATTATGATCCCAATGAAGGATCTTTAGTTTATCTCGTTTGCGATTACAGAACACAAATAGATTGGAAGAGAAAGGATCCAATTGGAAACTCATTTGAACAATCGCTGCCAAACCATCAATCGACTTTCTCAGATCTGTTGCACCCGCCGCTAAATAGACTCGTTGAATAGGTGTTTTACTTAACATGGGATTGAAGAACCTGAAGTACTTCATTTAAAAGTGAATGGCTGAAGCCTTCTTTAATTTCGATTGAAACATCGCCTACCTTAACTGTTAAAGTAGCTGTTTCTTCAATCGAGTTGGATGAATCAATGGCAACCCATTGTGTAAGAGGATAAGCGACGTGAGTCGGCTCAGTTTCCAATCTTTTCATCCAGCTATACATACTTTGAACACCTACTTGATTTTGTTCACACCAAGCTTTGACACTTGGCACTCCACTGGATCTGTAGGCGTCGATGCGATCTTCCCACATTTGTTTACGTTCATCTACTGACATAAAAAACCTCCTAACAATTGATGTTAATGTGATTATCACAAAACACGGTAATTATTAGAAGGTGTGGAGTATTTGACGCTTACATTCATATAAAAATGTTGCTCAAACTAAAGAAATGAATGATAGGGTTTCAATATTACAAGCTTCAACAACGGTCTTATATAATTTAAGTAGAAATATGAAGTCAGATGATATAAATTCTGAGTATTTAGTAGAGCAGTCGGCACTATTTATAACTTTTGGTAGTTTAATACCTGAATATGCTCAATTAGCACAACCACTTTCTGATTTAATAGGAGCTATCAATTTAAATAAGATAAGCAATCAAGAAATTAATGTAATAGGTGAAACGTTGAATTTAAAAGTCAGAGAATTATTAGAAATATTAAATCTTCCGTCTAATTTTAAATCAATTGATGAATTACTTGAAAAATATAATGCAGAATTTACTGAGCTTAACAATATTCCCCCCTGTGTTAGGATAGATGTCGTAAAGGACTTTTAGTGTTATAATTATAAAAAACACAGAGGAGATAACGACATGAAAGCACAGCCTGGAAAAACATACTCAAAAGAATTTAAAGAGGCAATAGTTAAACGCATGATGCCACCTAACAACGAACCAGTCAAGTCACTAAGCGAGGAAACAGGCGTAACGGAAGTCACCTTATATAAATGGCGTAGAGATTCTCGAAGCAACGGTAACGCTACTCCAGGGGATGGACAAGGGTCTGAGAGATGGAACAGCGAAGATAAGTTTCTAGTTGTGATGGAAACCTACTCTATGAATCAAGCAGAATTAGCAGAGTATTGCCGTAAGAAAGGTTTGTATAAAGAACAGATTGAAGTTTGGAGATCGGCTTGTTTAAGTGCAAATGGTCGTGAATCTGATCAAACCAAGTTGTTGAGCCAAGAGTTAAAAGAAGAAAAGAAACGCACAAAAACAATAGAGCAGGACTTAAGAAAAAAGGAGAAAGCGCTTGCCGAAGCAGCAGCGTTATTACTACTTAGAAAAAAGGCCCAAGCGGTCTGGGGGGATCCCGAGGAAGAATGATTAGCCCGTCAGATCGCGCATTAGCAGTCGAACTCATCCAAGAAGCCAACCAAAATGGTGCGCGATTGACCGAAGCCTGTAAAGAGTTGAATATAAGTGTACGAACATATGAACGTTGGGTAGCTGATGGCGGAGTCAAGGAGGATCAACGTCCACTTGCCAAACGTCCGGAGCCGAAAAATAAACTAACTCCTGAAGAAAGACAGGAAATCATTGAAGTAGTTAAGAAAGAAGAGTTTGAGAACTTACCACCTTCTCAAATTGTACCTAAATTGGCGGATCAGTCGATCTATATTGCGTCAGAATCTACCTTTTATCGAGTATTGCGAATGGAGTCGATGCAAAACCATCGTGGTAGGAGTAAAAGGCCACAATGGAAATTGCCAGAGAGCTATTTAGCCATAAAACCAAATGAAGTGTGGACATGGGACATTACATGGCTTCCGGGTCCTATTAAAGGTGCCTATTTTAGGCTATACATGGTGATTGATATATTTAGTAGAATGCCAGTTGGTTGGGAAGTGTGGGAACATGAGGATGCCTTGTATGCGGAAGAGTTGATTAAAAAGTCCATTATCAGTGAAAAAATTGCAGGTAAACCGTTAGTTTTACATTCTGATAACGGAAGCCCAATGAAAGCCGCAACATTTCAGGCGCTATTAGAGAAACTAGGAATTACAAAATCCTATTCAAGACCGCGTGTAAGTAATGATAATCCTTATTCTGAAGCCATGTTTCGGACGATGAAGTATCGGCCAGAATACCCTCATCAAGGGTTTAAATCACTAGAAGCAGCACGAGAATGGGCAGGGAAGTTTGTCCGTTGGTATGCTTATGAACATCAGCATAGTGGACTAAACTTTGTAACTCCACATCAATGCCATACAGGGGAATATATCAAAATTCTTGAGAAGCGAAAAGAAGTCTATGAGCAAGCAAAATCCAAACATCCAGAACGTTGGTCGCGATCAACACGAGATTGGTCTGCTCACAAATCAGTAGCACTAAATCCAATTAAAGATCAACTAGAATAGTCAAATATATTACCCTCTTCATCAAGGATTAGTTTGTAAAAGGTAATCTTTGATGAAGAGGCCACCAAGCGATAGCGCGGTAGGATTTCGAATAATTTTTTGAAAGTAAAAAAACGACAACTTTCTTGACAAACACCGATTCTGAATAAGTATAATGAAAAATAAATTTTATGAAATTGGTTATTACAAGAAAGGACTAATAAACTTTGTCGGCTAATGTAACAAAGATTGTGAGAAGTTGTACTTAAACAAAGGAGTGCAAGAAGCCGTAATTGTGCTCATGAAGCAGTTTGTTATTTGAACTAAAAAACGGTATGGAGAGATAGATAATGAAAAAATACATTTTATTAGTTTTTCCACTCATCTTTTACGGGGAAAGCCTGTGGTTTTATTTCAGAGATGTGCATTATTATTTACCTCTTATTATCCAAATTATCGTACATTTAATTATTATTTCAGTTTGCATGATTTTCCTATTAAAACTTACTATATTACAAAATGTATTTGATTGGTTAATTGGTATCTGTTTCTCAGTTTATTTTTGCATTCTGTATCAGAATACGATTGAATTTATGCTCTTTTTGGAAAATGCACATTACTCATTAAAGAACTTAAGATACATAGTTAATTCTGTAAATATTATTCCCATTAAAGGGATTATAGATGTCCTTCGTTACAATCCATCTGCTTCATTTCAAATTTTCGGAAATTTAATTATGCTTGCTCCATTTGCATTTGCTATGCTTTATTTCAAGTGGGCAAAGAGTATCAAACAAGCTATTTGGTACTCATTTCTCTGTACGTTTGGAATTGAACTCGTACAGTTATTACAAAGAATTCTAGGTTTAGTGTTTGATATAGGGATAGGCAGAAGTTTTGATATTGATGATGTCATCTTAAATACAATAGGGGCTCCGATTGGCGTTGGTTGTTATTTACTTTGGAGGAAAGTTGAAGAGTTATTTCTTCAAATCAGAAAAAAGTCTTCAGTAACTATTTAATTAGAAAGCCAACGATATTCTAAAACAATTAAACAACTTTGCATTAGGAATTGTTTATTTTGGAATTGCAGGTACTTTCAGTTTATTAGGAGTAAAATATGATTCTTTAAATTAGCTAAATAGTGCGTTTTCGACTCGAGTCTTTGACAAAATGCCAAATTTTAAACTATGCGTATAAACTTTTGAATAATATAGCTCTTCAAGTACCTGATAGTGATGTGGTCTTTATTTTAAGTTATAGGGGGAGTTTTAATGGTTGAGAAAACTAAAACAAATAGCAATTCTGTAATTTCTTTAACTATGGGTATTTTATCTATACTTATACCAATCATTGGACTGTTTCTTGGTATTATCGGAGTTGTGGCATCAAGAAAAGCTATAAGAGAAATAGAAAAAACAAGTGAAGATGGTAGAGGTTTAGCAACTTCAGGTTTAATTTGTAGCTCAGTTGGAATAGTTATTCAACTGCTCGGAGTGTTAGGATTTATTGCTTATTACTCTGTTTCGAATGGGCCCGTAGGATAAAGGAATTATCTTAAACTAAACGGAGTAATAGTAAAATAACGGGCTGTTATGCAGCCCGTTATTTTATGTCCTTTATACTGGGAAATTATGTTAGACTGAATAGTGAGAGTTTAACAAAAATGAAATAATTTAATAATTTCTCGCAGCTATTATGTAATTTTTAAGGCGGTGGAGTTCTTTGAGGCTTAAAAAGTACATTATTATAATTCCATTACTGCTATTTTTGTTAGGTTTCATCTATTCACTATCATACACCGCCAACTTTAATAGGGTTATTAATGCTATTGATTTCAACAATGAAGTGTATAGTTCAACATCATTAAAATATCGGGATTTATCTACTAATGCAAGAAAATATATTACAAAAGAAGAATTCGACAAATGGAATGCTTGGCAAGATATAGAAAAGAGTTTCTTGAAATTTAATAACCAAAGAGAAGATGCGGATTTCATCTTTCATGGTCGAGACGCGGTTATTTGTATTTTTTATCAAAAATCTATTACTGGTTATAAGATAAATTATCTAGAATTTCATAAATAATATCCGTTGAATTAACGAGGCAATAGCTGAATAAAGGTTATCGCTTCTTATAGAAGAATTGAACAGGTTACTTTAAGATAGGGCTAGAATTGAGGAGTTTGATTTTGGAGAGATGAACAAATGATTTTAGCAATAGTAGGAGTAGTAGCATCTTTTTTGTTACTCCTATCAATAATCGGTTTTTTTAAAGAGATTAAAACTTTATTGTGGCTAAGCATTATAGTCCTTGCAGCATATATTGTTTATATAATAGGTGCCCTAATTTGGTCATTCACGCCAGCAACAGTTACATTTTATCTAGCTGCAATCGTTGTTGCTTTAACAATAGTTAATATCATAGTTATTTATAGGATATAAGACAAGTTGAATGTTCTTTAACGAGCAAGTTAACAACTTTACTTTATTGGAAGTGGATAAGGTTTTTAATTGGAATCAAAAGAGAAAAAAAGAATTACTTTTCTCTTCCAATACAGCGGTTCGATAACTGAATACAGATTATCGTTTACTTTTTGCAATCATGAATAAAATACAAAGGAGTAGTTATTGTGTTAATTAATATAATGACTGGAATTTTTGTCTTAGGAGTGAGCTTATTTTTTTTAGCCGGGTGGTTAATTTTTATCGCTTCATTTCATCCTGTAATATTAATTCCGATAACGGCGATTTTAGTTTGGATCTTAGCTGTTTTCGGAGAAAGAAAGATAGTTAAATATAGAAGAGGCTTTAGAGTTGTACAAATCCTCCTTGCCACTTTAGCTTTGATTTATTTGATTGTCATTAATATATGAAGTTAAATACACCAGATATTTGTAACGTTTTTGACTTAATGTAACGGGTTGCATTAGCAATTGTATGGGAGGTGGAATTGTGAATAAACCCTTTTGGAATCCGTTATTAGCATCATTTGGAACGATGATATTACTATATACAATAGGTTTTATAGCTGATATTAATTTCCTCAAAATTAAAATTTCACCCTCATATACTGAAATTTCTTTCCTACCAGTCATTGTCGGTTTATTGATAGGATTTATTACTGAACGCATGATAGACTACAAATCTAAAAAGTTTGAACTCTAAATCTTGTAGTGCTAACCGAGAGATCGCGATAGGATAATAATCTGTTTCCATTAAAGGTATGAAAAGAACCATAATAAAAAAAAGTCCTAAAAATATTTAGCGGGAGGTATTTATTTGAAAGTATTATTTACAGTGTTGTTATTGTTGTTGTCAATGACAACAGGTTGTATTAGTACGCAGAGTGAAGAAAGAATGGAAGCAACCTTAGAAAATAAGTCATTGAATGACCTTATATCGAGTCATTCTGATTTTTATATGTTGTATGCTGTTGCAGGTAAGGAAAAAGAATTTCAACATGTAAACGAAGTGATAGAGTTTTATAATATAGATTTCAACGAACTACTAAGTGAAGAAAGTAAAGATACCCTTTTATTTGGATCATTCATTTGGTTATATTCTGGGGAAAGAGGATATGAATATGTTGAAACTCTGGAACTAAGCGAAACTCCATCATTCATTATTTTTAATTCAGAGCAGTTAGTTTTTAAATCATCAAATATAGAGGAAGTGGATAAATTTCTTTCAACAAGAGAGGAAACTGAGTTAATAAGAAAGAGAAGAGAGCAAAGACAATAGAGTTGAACAACATTGATTAACTATTATTCTTACTAGTTAAACCAATGGATGCTGTGCTTTATGAAGGATTAAACGTTTTTAAGTAATTAAGGTTATAGGGGATGAAATAGTGAGGCTTACTTTTATGATTGTTATAGTGACTTTGATATTAACAGCTTGTTCTTTTGGAGCTAACTTAACCAAGATGAGCGAAAATAGAATACTAAGCAAAATGAAGGCTAAAGAAGAAAATCAATATCATCTATATTCATTTTGGACATCATTTCCTTATAGCAATTGGGAAGAAACAGAAATAGACGATGAGCTAAAGCATGAGTTTGAAATCTATTCCTATAAATTCGACTATTCAAGAGTTGATACAAATATTGTTCGCCTCCTTTCTTTTCATCAAACTGATAGTGAATATATAGAATTATTAAAAATTACCGAATTCCCTACATTCATTGTTTTCGATAAAGAAGGTATTGTATTAAGAACAACAGATGTAAACGAAATAAATGAATTTTTAAATGATTTTCAATTGGAAAAATTTAAAGAGGAATAGATATGGTTTGTACTTCTTAGGTGCGATAGCTGAATACAGGTTATCGCTTTTTTTTGAAGTAATGAAAAATAGTCCCATACTCTGTAGCAAATAAGTAACCAACCAACTGCTCGGCTCATAGATACGAATAGTTTAACAATTCTTTTCACACCCAATTTGTTATTTTCTGGTATATTCATTTAAGGAGACCCTTTTTGTTTTGAAGGGTTTCACTTAAATTAAGAAAGCATTTATGTTGAAGGAGTGGAGCATTGATTTCTAAAAACAAAACATGTATGAAACCCATTTTCCATTCAGATTCGTCTGTTCTATAAAAAGGGGGATTTCTATTGGTAAATAAAAGAGAGAAGTTATTATTATTTTTTTCGAGTCTAACACTCTTAACATTAGTTTTTTTTTATCAACCTGCTCTTACATCAGCTTGTAATTGTGACGTTCCTGACAATGCAACAGAAGCATTAGATAAAGCAAATGCGGTTTTTAAAGGGAAAGTAATAAAACTAAAAGAGGAAACGATTGACGGAGAAAAGTACGATGTCGCTTTAATTTCAGTATCTGAAACTTGGAAAGGTATTAAGAATTCGCAAGTTAAAGTATATACAGATTGGACCAGTTGTCAATTTGAATTGGAAGAGGAAAAAGAATACTTGCTGTTTCCTTATAAATATCATGATAGGTTAATAGTGATAAACTGTGGCAGAAGTACCGAAATTAAATATGCTCAAGAAGACTTATTAGAGCTTGGGGAAGGAAACGAGCCAACTATTAAAGTGCAGTTAGAAGATGACTTCAAAAATGGAAAGTCAGTGATAAAAATAAGCTTTGCACTGCTATTAATCATAAATTTGGTTTTAATATTTCTAAGAAAAAAGAGTTGAAAATTTTTTCATAGGAGTTTGCCAAGAAAGTGAATCAATATAAGCTATTTAACAAACGGCTGCTTTAGTTGAACAGCCGTAGTAAAGCTTTTGTTGAAGTATTGAACAAAGTACTTAAATAATATTTATAAAATTTTATGGTAATTTATATTGTGTGATATTGATCAAAACAGGGGGGCAGATATGTCAAAACGCATAAAAGTAAGTTTAGTTATATTAGGTTTAATAATTGTAGTTTATAGCTTTATGGCGTTCAAGGAGACCACTAGCCTTAGTTATAATAGTGTTGATGAAGCTTTTAATGACTTTTTAGTTAAGAAACACGGTATTGAAGACCCTAGTGATAATGAGTTAGGAGAAATAGCACATTATGAGGTTAATAATTATGTTTTCGTTGCCTATTTAATAAACAATAATCTATCATTGGCACAATTTGAAAAAGGTAAGCATGGATGGCAATGGCGAAATGTCTCCAATAATATGAATGCTAATGAATCTTCTAAATATACCAAAGTGGACCATTTGAAAAATGAAATAATAATGTATGGAATCATTCCAGAAAAAATTATAGAAAATGTACAGCAGGTAAAAGTTGATAGTTTTGATGCAAGTATCATTAGTCTTAATGAGAAAATAGGCCTTTGGATATTGGTTTCAACTAGTAATTTTCATTCAATAAATAATATTAATATAGAGTATTTCAGTAGCAGTGGAAGTGCAATTCAATTTTAGACTTTACCATTAGTGAGTTATTTTAATTATTATTCAAGTAATGGGTAGTGTTTCTACAGTAAGTGGAGAAGTATTTGTCTAAAGTAAATTAACATAGCAAGAAGTAGGTATAGAAGGGGTTTTTTAATGAATAACCAATTTTCTTATATTTTAGCACTACTAATTGTATCATTCTTAGTTTTTTTCTTTGGTCTTACTTTATTAGGGGGAACTGATACACCTTATACTGATTTTATTTTGACAGTCATTGCTGTTCAATTAATTATGACAAAGTTAATTCAGTTAAATAAAAGTGAGTAATGTATGAGAACTAGCTTAACAAACTGTTGCTGCGGTTGTAGGTTAAAAACGGGCAGCTATATTTGGTAAGAGGTAAGAAATACATATGAAAAGGCGATGGTCTATATAAAAAATTTATCGAGCTTACTAACTGTCTTTGGAATTTTACTAACATTTGTTGGATTAATACCTTATATTGTTCAATTTCCAAATAGTGACCTGACAGCATCGGGACCAAGGAATTTGTGGGAGGTAATAATTTATTTCGCTTATGATGGCAAAAGTTTGTTTTTATCTATTGGTTTAATAATGTTGATACTAGGTTTGTTTTCATTATACAAAATAAAAAAGTGATTTCTTCTTGAAGTAAAGGGAGCTTATATACAGTACCAGCCACAAAACATTGATATGGTGCACCTTTTATCTTTGTTTACATGTAAACGTAGCAAGTGGTTAAAGACTTGACTTGGTGCCTCTGTGGACATGATTGGTCTTGAAAGGCTGAGGCTAAGGTTTCATCAAGCGAACGAGCCTATCATACCCACCTCTCCAAGTAAAGTCCTATCGTTGTTTACGTTGAAAACTATAATTTCCTACTGTATATAACAAGTAAGCAAAGATAGAAAATAGACTGTTTTAGTATCTTTATTAACGATGAATACGGTCATTTACCATACTGTATATAATAGCAGAATAGTTGAAGAAGGATAAAATATTGCTTCCTCGCTAATTAGTATTTGTTTATAGATTAAAAGACCTGACCATACTAGATAAAAAGTCTAATAAAACGGTCAGGAGTGTGTAAGAATGCAAGATTTCGAAAAAGAATACCGTCTATTTCAAGAGGCATTAGATATCCAAGATCCATGGTATATTGAAGACTACAAATTAGTAAAAAGTTCAGATCAGTTTCATGTCTTTTTAGATTTCAAACGTGGAGCTAAGTTCCCATGTCCACATTGTGGAAATGAACATAATGGTGTTCATGATATCGCAAATGACGACAGGATGTGGCGTCATAAGGATTTCTGGCAATACCAGACATATCTACATGCAAGGTTACCAAGAATAAAATGTGATATTTGCGATAAGGTTCTAACTGTGCAAGTTGATTGGTCTCGACCAAAAGCTGGGTTCACATGGCTATTCGAAGCCCAAGTTATGCAGTTAATGAAAGAAATGCCTGTTGCCGCAGTTGCTCGTGAAGTAAATGAACATGATACGAGATTGTGGAGAGTCTTCCATTATTATGTACAAAAAAATATGGATGAGCTTGATCTCTCAAACATAACTCGTATTGCAGTTGATGAAACTTCAAGCAGACGAGGCCATCGCTATGTGACGTTATTTGTAGATGTTGATTCTAAACGTGTCATTTTCGCCATTGAAGGTAAAGATGCCTCTGTGATCCAATCATTCAAGCAACACCTTGAAAATAAAGGAATAGAAGCGACTTCAATCCTGGAGTGCTGTTGCGATATGTCACCGGCTTTTATTAAAGGTATTGAAGAAGCTTTTCCAAAGGCACACATTACGTTCGATAAATTTCACGTTATGAAATTAGTCAACGAAGCTGTCGATAAGGTTCGCAGACAGGAACAGAATGATGAGCCATTGCTAAAAAAAACACGTTATTTATGGTTGAAGAACTCACAAAACCTATCCCAGTCTCAACATGAAAAACTTATGAAGTTAAAAGATAGCCATTTAAATACAGCTAAGGCTTATCGGTTGAGATTAGCTCTACAAGGACTTTGGTCAACTAGCCAAATGTTTTCAGGTTGGTATTTTGATGATTGGTACAATTGGGCAATACGTTCACGTTTAGAGCCAATAGTTGATGTTGCTCGGACACTCAAAAGACATGAAAAAGGTATATTACGTTGGTTCGCTTCAAGAATGACCAATGGTTTACTTGAAGGAATTAATAGCCTTGTTCAAGCATCAAAGCGGAAAGCAAGAGGCTACCGATCAATTGAAAACTTTATTGCCATGATCTACGCAACGGCTAATAAGTTTACTTTACGAGTGAAGCCTCATGCTTAGATTATCTCCTTCTCGTAAGCGTCAAATACTCCACACCTTCTAATAATTACCGTGTTTTGTGATAATCACATTAACATCAATTGTTAGGAGGTTTTTTATGTCAGTAGATGAACGTAAACAAATGTGGGAAGATCGCATCGACGCCTACAGATCCAGTGGAGTGCCAAGTGTCAAAGCTTGGTGTGAACAAAATCAAGTAGGTGTTCAAAGTATGTATAGCTGGATGAAAAGATTGGAAACTGAGCCGACTCACGTC
This window harbors:
- the tnpB gene encoding IS66 family insertion sequence element accessory protein TnpB (TnpB, as the term is used for proteins encoded by IS66 family insertion elements, is considered an accessory protein, since TnpC, encoded by a neighboring gene, is a DDE family transposase.) produces the protein MLSKTPIQRVYLAAGATDLRKSIDGLAAIVQMSFQLDPFSSNLFVFCNRKRDKLKILHWDHNGFWLYYRRLEKGVFQWPDEQTTKPLSISPRQFNWLLDGLPLEQKQAHPKMSAKFII
- the tnpA gene encoding IS66 family insertion sequence element accessory protein TnpA, whose amino-acid sequence is MSVDERKQMWEDRIDAYRSSGVPSVKAWCEQNQVGVQSMYSWMKRLETEPTHVAYPLTQWVAIDSSNSIEETATLTVKVGDVSIEIKEGFSHSLLNEVLQVLQSHVK
- a CDS encoding VanZ family protein, encoding MKKYILLVFPLIFYGESLWFYFRDVHYYLPLIIQIIVHLIIISVCMIFLLKLTILQNVFDWLIGICFSVYFCILYQNTIEFMLFLENAHYSLKNLRYIVNSVNIIPIKGIIDVLRYNPSASFQIFGNLIMLAPFAFAMLYFKWAKSIKQAIWYSFLCTFGIELVQLLQRILGLVFDIGIGRSFDIDDVILNTIGAPIGVGCYLLWRKVEELFLQIRKKSSVTI
- a CDS encoding DUF4190 domain-containing protein, which translates into the protein MVEKTKTNSNSVISLTMGILSILIPIIGLFLGIIGVVASRKAIREIEKTSEDGRGLATSGLICSSVGIVIQLLGVLGFIAYYSVSNGPVG
- a CDS encoding ATPase encodes the protein MNKPFWNPLLASFGTMILLYTIGFIADINFLKIKISPSYTEISFLPVIVGLLIGFITERMIDYKSKKFEL
- a CDS encoding ISL3 family transposase is translated as MQDFEKEYRLFQEALDIQDPWYIEDYKLVKSSDQFHVFLDFKRGAKFPCPHCGNEHNGVHDIANDDRMWRHKDFWQYQTYLHARLPRIKCDICDKVLTVQVDWSRPKAGFTWLFEAQVMQLMKEMPVAAVAREVNEHDTRLWRVFHYYVQKNMDELDLSNITRIAVDETSSRRGHRYVTLFVDVDSKRVIFAIEGKDASVIQSFKQHLENKGIEATSILECCCDMSPAFIKGIEEAFPKAHITFDKFHVMKLVNEAVDKVRRQEQNDEPLLKKTRYLWLKNSQNLSQSQHEKLMKLKDSHLNTAKAYRLRLALQGLWSTSQMFSGWYFDDWYNWAIRSRLEPIVDVARTLKRHEKGILRWFASRMTNGLLEGINSLVQASKRKARGYRSIENFIAMIYATANKFTLRVKPHA